A single region of the Thermodesulfobacteriota bacterium genome encodes:
- a CDS encoding sulfite exporter TauE/SafE family protein → MKTTRKIYQVLVMASAAHARWDYEASMSILKNRKKLLILLALLLPILAVMVASAADLPHILGGKKAYAPATYTTTIFLSSIAIGLIAGLITGCIGAGGGFVIAPALMSAGIKGITAVGTDLFHIFAKAIMGTAVHKKLGNVSVGLAIAFVGGSIFGVLGGGVINRALYNMNPVISDTFISIVYALLLGFLGIYAMLDFVKASKKGDEGGAHGGGPVGELTGLPRKLQAINMPPMIAFDEDLVPGGRKLSAWIVGICGTFVGFVAAIMGVGGGFLTFPIFVYMLGVSSFTTVGTDILQIIMTAGFASISQYAIYGFVFYTLAMGMLLGSLIGIQVGALTTKVVRGIYIRAFYAMAVLAGFFNRLFALPNKFNELGWIDIAKSTAGMFDTIGIVLFFAVVTTFGAFVFGKFFGNMKELRGEG, encoded by the coding sequence ATGAAAACAACGAGAAAAATTTATCAGGTGTTAGTTATGGCGTCCGCCGCACACGCCAGATGGGACTATGAAGCATCCATGTCCATCTTGAAAAACAGGAAAAAGTTGTTGATATTACTTGCATTGCTGCTGCCGATCCTGGCCGTAATGGTGGCCTCGGCGGCAGACCTTCCGCACATCTTGGGCGGCAAGAAGGCATACGCCCCGGCCACCTATACGACTACTATATTTCTGTCCTCGATAGCCATCGGCCTCATCGCCGGACTGATTACGGGTTGCATCGGCGCAGGCGGAGGCTTTGTTATCGCCCCGGCCCTGATGAGCGCTGGTATCAAGGGTATCACGGCCGTGGGTACGGACCTTTTTCACATCTTTGCCAAGGCCATCATGGGAACGGCGGTGCACAAGAAACTGGGTAACGTCTCCGTGGGACTGGCCATCGCCTTTGTCGGCGGGTCCATCTTTGGCGTGCTTGGTGGCGGGGTTATCAACCGGGCCCTCTACAACATGAACCCGGTTATCAGTGACACCTTTATCAGCATCGTGTACGCCTTACTGCTCGGTTTTCTCGGCATCTATGCCATGCTGGACTTTGTGAAAGCCAGCAAGAAAGGCGACGAGGGTGGGGCACACGGCGGTGGCCCGGTTGGCGAGTTGACCGGCCTGCCCCGAAAACTCCAGGCCATCAACATGCCGCCCATGATCGCCTTTGATGAGGACCTGGTCCCCGGCGGCAGGAAACTCTCGGCCTGGATTGTGGGTATTTGCGGGACCTTTGTCGGTTTTGTGGCGGCCATCATGGGTGTCGGCGGCGGCTTCCTGACCTTTCCGATATTTGTCTACATGCTCGGTGTGTCTTCGTTTACCACGGTGGGTACCGATATTCTTCAGATCATCATGACGGCCGGCTTTGCCTCTATCTCGCAATATGCCATCTATGGATTCGTCTTCTACACCCTGGCCATGGGCATGCTCCTGGGGTCGCTTATCGGCATCCAGGTCGGGGCGTTGACGACCAAGGTGGTGCGCGGTATTTATATCCGTGCCTTTTATGCCATGGCCGTTCTGGCCGGTTTCTTCAACCGGCTCTTTGCCCTTCCGAACAAATTCAACGAGTTAGGGTGGATTGACATAGCCAAATCGACCGCCGGTATGTTCGATACCATAGGCATAGTCCTCTTTTTTGCAGTGGTCACGACATTCGGCGCGTTCGTCTTTGGCAAGTTTTTTGGGAACATGAAAGAACTGAGAGGGGAGGGATAA
- the tig gene encoding trigger factor, with amino-acid sequence MRCRVEDISAVRKKIYVEIPQEVVAEEIENAYRALNKKVRIKGFRPGKIPREILERYYRQNVEVDTLDKLLNDSYPKAVHETGLSPVARPVIDEEEFKPGEYLKYTATVEVKPLIEVKDYLELEIERKESPVTDQDVEKKLDELRQMNAHFKSIDEDRPIREGDVAVIDYKGFRDGNPVEGSNGQSYHLEVGSGLFNPDFERQLIGLSKNAETEIKVTFSEDFANKTMAGKTMDFQVGVNDIKERVVPALDDAFAVDLGADFKNLEDLRNKVKETLVEAQKKQSEADMRRQVMDLLIAKCDFELPESLLEGEIDAIVDESRRKLARMGIPVESTGISDKELRDKFREEAGKRARGSLILEEIARRENLKVEEKDIDEEFAKVARTLNMKPEEANHLRANPNLMQSLPDYILPQKTLDYLIEHAKIKLAQAAVE; translated from the coding sequence GTGAGATGCAGAGTTGAGGATATAAGCGCCGTCCGCAAGAAGATCTATGTTGAGATTCCTCAAGAAGTCGTGGCTGAGGAGATTGAAAACGCTTACAGGGCCTTAAACAAGAAAGTGAGGATAAAGGGTTTCCGTCCAGGCAAGATCCCCAGGGAGATTTTAGAACGTTACTACCGTCAAAATGTGGAAGTAGATACCCTGGATAAACTTCTCAACGATTCCTACCCCAAGGCCGTTCATGAGACAGGGCTTTCTCCAGTGGCCAGGCCCGTGATTGATGAGGAAGAATTCAAGCCCGGGGAGTATCTTAAATACACAGCTACGGTAGAGGTTAAGCCGCTTATAGAAGTGAAGGATTACCTGGAACTGGAGATTGAGAGGAAGGAGTCGCCGGTTACCGACCAGGACGTAGAAAAAAAACTGGATGAGCTCCGGCAGATGAATGCTCATTTTAAATCCATTGATGAAGACCGGCCGATCAGAGAGGGAGATGTAGCGGTTATTGATTATAAGGGATTTCGGGATGGCAACCCCGTGGAGGGAAGTAACGGACAGAGTTATCATCTGGAGGTCGGCTCCGGGCTTTTCAACCCGGATTTTGAAAGGCAATTAATTGGTTTGTCGAAAAATGCCGAAACAGAAATAAAGGTGACCTTTTCAGAGGATTTTGCAAATAAAACAATGGCCGGGAAGACTATGGATTTCCAGGTTGGTGTAAATGACATAAAAGAAAGGGTTGTCCCGGCCTTAGATGATGCATTTGCTGTGGATCTGGGCGCTGACTTTAAGAACCTCGAAGACCTGCGCAATAAGGTCAAAGAGACCCTGGTTGAGGCTCAAAAAAAGCAGTCTGAAGCCGATATGCGGCGCCAGGTTATGGATCTGCTGATAGCAAAATGTGATTTTGAATTGCCGGAGAGTCTCCTGGAAGGAGAAATAGACGCTATAGTGGATGAGTCCCGGCGTAAGCTGGCAAGAATGGGCATACCCGTTGAATCTACGGGTATTTCCGATAAAGAACTACGTGACAAATTTAGAGAAGAGGCGGGGAAGCGAGCCCGTGGCTCGCTCATCCTGGAGGAGATAGCACGCAGGGAAAATCTAAAGGTGGAAGAGAAGGATATTGACGAAGAATTCGCTAAGGTCGCCCGCACACTCAACATGAAGCCGGAAGAGGCTAATCACCTGCGCGCCAACCCTAACCTTATGCAATCATTGCCGGATTATATATTACCCCAGAAGACACTGGATTATCTTATAGAACATGCGAAGATAAAATTGGCTCAGGCTGCTGTGGAATAA
- a CDS encoding universal stress protein, whose translation MKILVPIDGSKYAMEAVKMVSDMAKATGAQVALMTVTPSIADIDIEYTARERESLEKKVTAYAERALEEAQKVLSAAGISPKTSVVSSNSVSDAIITTAKKGRFDIIAIGSRGLGATARIILGGVASRVVNHAPCSVLVVRMEK comes from the coding sequence ATGAAGATATTAGTGCCGATCGACGGTTCCAAATATGCCATGGAGGCGGTCAAGATGGTCTCCGATATGGCCAAGGCCACAGGCGCTCAGGTAGCCCTTATGACCGTAACGCCTTCTATTGCCGATATAGATATTGAATATACGGCCCGTGAACGGGAGTCCCTTGAGAAAAAAGTTACTGCCTATGCAGAAAGGGCGTTAGAAGAGGCTCAGAAGGTTCTCTCAGCGGCTGGTATAAGCCCGAAGACTTCAGTGGTTTCATCAAATTCGGTGTCTGATGCCATCATTACCACCGCCAAGAAAGGTAGGTTTGACATTATTGCCATAGGCAGCCGTGGGTTAGGGGCCACGGCCCGGATCATCCTGGGAGGTGTGGCCTCACGAGTGGTAAACCATGCCCCCTGCTCGGTGCTGGTGGTAAGGATGGAAAAATAG